A window of Variovorax sp. HW608 genomic DNA:
ACCGCGAAGGTGCCGAGCGCGATGCCGCCGAAGAAGCCCGCCACCACCGCGAGCACCGCGGCCGATTCATGGCCGAGCCACAGCGCGCTCTGCTGCGTCCACACGATCTGGTAGCCGAGGCCCGCGAAGCCGGAGCCCACCATCAGCATGCAGGCGACGCGATGGCGCATCGCTCAGCCGCCGAAGCTGATCTTGTAGCCCCAGGAGTCCAGCCGCGAAGGGATCGCGTTGAACGCCATCGTCACGCGGCGCTCGCCGGGGTTCGGCGGCACCGCGTGCATCAGGTAGCTCGGGAAGAGCACCATGTCGCCGGGCTCGGGCATCGGGCTGATCCACTTGTCCGCGCTGTAGGGGCCGGGCGCCGTGCCCGCGTGGTCGTTGCGGAAGGCGAAGTCGTGGCCACCGGGCGACTTCATGAACACGGTGCGCGCATCCTCATGCGTGGGCGTGAGGTACACCACGCCGGAGACGAAGCTGTTCGCGTGGTTGTGCATCGCCTGCCGGCCACCGGTGTGGAGCACGTTGACCCACATCTCCTTGATCGACCAGCCGATGCGCTCGCCGAAGAGCAGCGCGCCGAAGTCCGCCAGCCGGGGCGTGATCAGGCCCGCGCATTCGACCAACAGCGGGCTGTCGCCGGGCTGCAGCATCGCGGTGTGAGACAGCTTGGCCGAAGAGTTGTTGTCCTGCACTGCGAGCGACGAGAAGTGACCGACCAGTCCTTGCACCAGCGCAGGCCCGAGCACTTGCGGCGAGCGCATGAACGGGATGGGAAAGAGTCCTGTGATTTCGTCCATCGCCCGCATTGTGGCGTCGGCAGCGCGCGGATGGGGTCATGGTTCTGTCATGTGCGCTTTCCAGAATGGCCCGCTCTTTCCGACAGCACATTCACCCATGCAACGCCTTCTCTCCACCGCCGCGCTCGGCGCGGCCCTGATCGCACTGTGTGCGTCGTCGGCAACGTGGAGTGCGGAGGTCGACTTCAACACGCTCGCCGTGGCGCCGGAACCGGAGCAGTCGAGCGCGCCCGCGCAGGCGCAGGCATGGGTGTCGCCGCATCCCTTGTCGAACACCGCGAATGACGCAGGCAGCGGGCCCGTGCCGCCGGATCCGGTCCGTCGCGAAGAGGGCGCGGAATCGGGCGGCGCGATGTTCACGCCTTTCTCCAGCGCCGCGCCGACGCCGTCGACCCGCAGTGCGGCAGCCCGGCACGGCCCGGCTGCCGAGGCACCGCAGGGCACCGGTGCGGCCGATCTCGTCCTGACCCTCCTTGCCGTCCTCGCAGGCGTCGGCGCGATCGCGTGGCTCCTGCGCAGAGCCTGAGCCTGGTCTCTACTTGAACGGGATCGGCTTGCCCGACGCGTCCTTGATGTCGCCCCAGGCGGTGGCGATCACGCCCTTGACCTTGTCGGGCATCGGCACGTAGTCCAGGTCGCCGGCGGTCTTGTCACCGTTCTTGTAGGCCCAGTCGAAGAACTTCAGCGTGGTCGTCGCCTGCGCCGGCTTGTCCTGCGTCTTGTGCATCAGGATGAAGGTCGCGCCGGTGATCGGCCACGACTCCTTGCCCGCCTGGTCGGTCAGCACCTGGTAGAAGCTCTTGGACCAGTCCGCACCCGCCGCAGCCGCCTTGAAGGCCGAATCGTCCGGCGACACGAAGTGGCCGTCCTTGTTCTGCATCTGGGCGTAGTTCATCTTGTTCTGCTTGACGTAGGCGTACTCCACGTAGCCGATCGAGTTGGGCAGACGGTTCACGAACGCGGCAACGCCCTCGTTGCCCTTGCCGCCCGCGCCGGTGGGCCAGTTCACGGCCGTGCCGTCGCCGACCTTGGCCTTCCACTCGGGGTTGGCCTTGCTCAGGTAGTTGGTGAACAGGAACGTGGTGCCCGAGCCGTCCGCGCGGCGCACCGGCGCGATGGCCGCGTCCGGCAGGTTCAGCGACGGGTTCAGCGCCTTGATGGCCGCATCGTTCCACTTGGCGATCTTGCCCAGGTAGATGTCGCCCAGCACCTGGCCGCTGAGCTTGAGCTCGCCGGCCTTGATGCCCTGGATGTTGACCACCGGCACCACCCCGCCGATGACGGTGGGGAACTGCATCAGGCCCTTGCTCTTGAGCTCGTCGTCCGACAGCGGCATGTCCGAGGCGCCGAAGTCCACGGTCTTGGCGTCGATCTGCTTGATGCCGGCGCCCGAACCCACGGACTGGTAGTTGATCTTGGCGCCGGTGGCCTTGTTGAAGTCGGAGGCCCACTTCGAATACAGCGGCGCCGGGAAGCTGGCGCCGGCGCCCGTGGCCTCTTCGGCGAAGGCGCAAACCGGCACGAGTGCCGCGACCATCAAGACAGCGGCGGTGGCCCGCCTGATCATTGAAGTCATGGGACCTCCTTTTGGACGGGCGGACTCGCACCCGCGAAACCGAACATGATGGCAGCGGGTTGTGGCAGGAGTGTGACAGCGGGCCCTTGGCTACCGTGGCGAAGAAGACGGGCTTTCGGCGACCGGCGCCGCGAGCGTCAATGCGCACCGCCCGTATCGACCGGTGCCGATGATCGCGCCGGCCGGGTCAGCCAGACCACCGCGATCAGCAGCGCGAACAGCAGGGCCGAGCCCAGGAAGATGTCGTCCGCCGCGCGCGTGAAGGCCTGCTGGTCGATGAACCGGTTGAGCTGCGCCGCGGCCTGCTGCGCATCGAGACCCAGCTTGCCGAGCGCGGCGAATCCATCCGCGGCATCGGGGCTCGCGTAGGTGAAGAACTCGGTCAGGTGCGCGTGATGCAGGGTCGCGCGGTTGTCCCAGAGCGTCGTGGTGATCGAGGCGCCGAAGGCGCCCGCCGTGATGCGCACGAAGTTGCTGAGGCCGGTGGCCGACGCGATCTTCGAGGGCGGGAGCCCCGAGACGATGACCGCCACCAGCGGCGTGAACAGGCACGCAACCGCCGCGCCCTGGATGAAGGTCGGGACCATGATCGACCACTGGTCGACCTGCGGCGTGTACTGCGAGCGCATCAGCAGCACGGCGACGAACACGGCGAAGGAGGTCGTCGAGATCCACCGCGGGTCCACGCGGGGCAGGATCCGCCCGATGAATGGCGAGAGCAGCACCGCCAGCACGCCGACCGGCGCCAGCGCAAAGCCCGCCGCCGTGGCGGTGTAGCCCATGTACTGCTGCAGCCACAGCGGCAGCAGGACCACGTTGCCGAAGTAGACCAGCCAGGCCAGCGACAGCGTCATCACGCCGATGGCGAAGTTGCGGCTCGCAAAGAGCCGCAGGTCGACGATCGGGTGCTCGGCCGTCAGTTCCCAGATGAGGAAGACGACGAAGCCGATGGCCACGACGACGGCCATCGCGACGATGGCGGGCGAGTGGAACCAGTCGAGCTCCTTGCCCTTGTCCAGCAGCACCTGCAGCGTGCCGACCCACAGCACCAGCAGGCCGAGACCCACCGCATCGATCGGCAGCTTGCGCGTGGGCGTCTCGCGGTGGCGGTAGATGGCCCAGGTCACGGCCGCAGCGAGGACGCCCACCGGCACGTTGATGTAGAAGATCCACGGCCACGACACGTTGTCGGTGATCCATCCGCCCAGCAGCGGCCCCGCGACCGGCGCGACCAGCGTCGTCATCGACCACATCGACAGCGCGGTGCCCGAGCGCTGCGGCGGATAGGTGGACAGCAGCAGCGTCTGCGACAGCGGGATCATCGGCCCCGCGACGAGGCCCTGCAGGATGCGGAAGACGATCAGCGCCTCCAGCGTGGGCGCGAAGCCGCACAGCCACGAGGTGAGCACGAAGAGCAGCACGCTCGCGGTGAACAGGCGCACCGCGCCGACGCGCTGCGCCAGCCATCCCGTCAGCGGCACCGAGATCGCATTGGCGACCCCGAAGCTGGTGATGATCCACGTGCCCTGGTTCGGGCTCGCACCGAGGTTGCCGGCGATCGCGGGCAACGACACGTTGGCGATGGAGGTGTCCAGCACGTTCATGAACGTGGCCAGCGAGAGTGCGAGCGTGCCCAGGACGAGCGGGACGCCGGAGAGCGGGCGCGGTGCGGCGGACATGGCGCAGCTTTCCTTCGCGCTCAGAGGGCGGACACCGCGGCGGGCGCCTTCGGCGTCCCCGCCACCTTGCGCACGTCCGTGGGTGCTGCGGCTGCGGTGGCATGCGTCGGGCTGTTGCCCGCAACGATGTCGTGCACCCGTTCGTCGGCGTTGTGCAGCAGGTCGTCGAAGACAGCGGTGCTCGCCACGGCTTGGACGCGCGGCGCATCGGCCAGCGTCTTGCCCGTGGCGTCGCGCACATCGACGCTGACGTCCATCGAGAGGCCGACGCGCAGCGGATGCGCCGCGAGCTCGTCGGGCCGCAATTCGATGCGCACCGGCACGCGCTGCACGATCTTGATCCAGTTGCCGGTGGCGTTCTGCGCCGGCAGCAGCGAGAAGGCCGAGCCGGTTCCGGCACCCAGTCCGGCCACCTTGCCGCGGTAGTCGACCTTCTTGCCGTAGAAGTCCGCCTGAAGGCTCGCGGCCTGCCCGATGCGCAGCTTCTGCAACTGGCCTTCCTTGAAATTGGCATCGACCCAGACGCTGCGCAGCGGAACCACCGCCATGAGCGGCGTTCCGGCCGCAACCCGCTGTCCGACCTGCACGCCGCGCTTGGCGACGTATCCGTCGACCGGCGCCGGCAAGGCGGTGCGGTGAAGCGCGATGAAGGCTTCGCGCACCCGCGCGGCGGCCCGAAGCACGCTCGGATGCGTCTCGGCGGTGGTGCCGTCGGTGAGTGCCTGGTTCGAGGCGAGCTGCTGGCGCGCGGCCGCCAGGGCGGCCTGCGCGGCAACCAGGCCGCTGCGCACCGAAGCGAGCTGCGCGTTGGTGTGATTGAACTCTTCCTTGCTCACCGCGCCATCGCGCAGGAGGGCGGTGCGCCGCTGCGCATCGTCCTCGGCCTTGGCGACGTCGCTGCGCGCCTTGTCGACGTCCGCCTCACGCAGCCTGACCTGCGCTGCCAGCGTGCCGTTGTTGGCATAGAGCGTGCGCACCTCGCGCACGGTCTGAGCGAGCTGGGCCTCTGCCTGCTCCAGCGTCACCCGTGCATCGACCGCATCGAGCAGCACCAGGTCTTGACCGGCCTTCACGAAATCCGTGTCGTCCGCGCCGATGGCGATCACCGTGCCGCTGACCTGCGGCGTGATCTGCACGATGTTGCCTTGCACATAGGCGTTGTCCGTCGACTCATGGCGGCTTGCGGACACCGCGAAGTAGCCGCCGTAGGCGAGCGCGCCGACGGCCACGACGGCCCCGACCGCGGTCAGCCACTTGCGCCGCTTCGCGAGGTTCGCCGCGACGGGGGAATCGGTGCCTTCAATCTTCGTGGTCATGATGAGGATCTCCGCCAGAGAGTCGTCGAATATCGATATCGCAATGTAGGAATCGAAGCGGAGAAGAAACAGCGCGAAACGGCCAAAACGCTTTTCGCGGAGTCTCAACAATCGAGCATTCCGGATCCCGCAAAAGACCGTTGCAGGGAGGTCCCTTCCGCGCCGAGGCGAGTCGGCTTAGATTGAGCGCCGACCCAACGAGGAGCAACTCATGACCCAGCCCCTTCTCTACTTCGACGATCTGAAGGTCGGCGACACGTTCACGACCGGCAGCCACGAGGTGAAGACCGAGGACATCAAGCGCTTCGCGAGCGAGTTCGACCCCCAGCCCTTCCATCTCGACGAGTCCGCGGCGCAGGGCACCTTCTTCGACGGGCTCGCCGCCAGCGGCTGGCATACCGCCGCGCTCACGATGCGCTTGCTCGTCACCGGCGGGCCTCGTCTCGCCAACGGCATCATCGGAGCCGGCGGTGGAATCGAGTGGAAGGCGCCGACGCGGCCCGGCGACGTGCTGCATGTCGAGAGCGAGGTGGTCGAACTGATCCCGTCTCGCTCGCGTCCCGACCGGGGCATGGTCGTGCTGCGCTCGAAGACCCTGACGCAGCGGGGCGACGTCGTGCAGGAGTTGACGGCCAAGCTGATGGTGACGCGCCGCAGTTCTGCCTAGCGGACTGGCCGGGGCCGTCGCTGGAGGAACTCGTGGCCTTCGAAGAGCTCGACGACCCAGTCGATGAACACCCGCACCTTCGCACTGAGATAGCGGTTCGGCGGGTAGATCACGTTGACCGGGATGCGGTCGATCGTCCAGTCCTCGAAGAGCGTGACCAGGCCGCCGTCGGCCAGCGCGGGCTCCACGCCATACGTGGGCGCCTGGATGATGCCGAGCCCTGCGGTGCCCGCGGCGAGATAGGCGTTCGTGTCGTTCACCACCAGCCGATGCGCAAGGGAGAGTTCGAGGCGTTCCTCGCCTTTTCTGAAGCGAAACGGCAGCGGCTTGCCCGCGCGTGACGAACTCAGGCCGATGGTCGGCAATGCGTAGAGGTCCTGCGGATTCGCGGGCGTTCCATGCGCCGCGAGGAACTGCGGCGTCGCGACGGTGGTAAAGCGGAACTCGCCGACACGGCGCGCAACAAGGAACTGGTCCGTGACTTCGCCCACGCGGATCGCGCAGTCGATGCCCTCAGCCACCAGATCGGCCTGCCGGTTGGTGGCGCCGAGTTCGACCTGCACCTGCGGATAGCGCCGGTAGAACTCGTCGAGGGCGGGCACGATGACCAGCGCGGCCAAGCCGGCGGCGGTCTCGATCCGTACGTTTCCGGAAGGGGAAGCGGCCGACTGCTTCGCGGACGATTCGATGTCCGCCAGTTCGGCGAGGAGGCGCACGACGCGCTCGTAGTAGCTGGCGCCTTCGGCCGTCACCGTGACCGACCGGGTGGTCCGGTGGAGTAGCCGAATCTTGAGGTCTTCCTCGAGGCTCTGGATCAGTCGCGTGACCGTGGCATTGGGAAGATTGAGCGTGTCGGCTGCCTTGGTGAAGGTGCCGGCCTCCACCACACGCACGAAGGCGGTCATTGCGGCAATGCGGTCCATGCTTGCAGGCCCTCCCGACTGAAGTGCTGCGGGATGATACCCCTGCACATCCGAAGCCGATGCCGCTCGTTGCGCGTTTCGCAATGGCCTATTGCTTCGGCGGAGGTGTCTGTCTGTCGCGCCGTTTCGTAGATTCATGGGATGCCAATTGAACTGGACCCGGCTGCGCTCGGAATGCGCGAGCGGCTGTCGCATGCCGACTTTCTCGCGAACGCCCGGGCAAGCGCTCCCGCCGGCTTCAGGATGCGTACCCACGCGGAATTCGAGGGAACGCGGGAACGAATCCTGAGCAGTCACCGTACCGGCGATCCGCTTCATGTCTTTGCCTACGGCTCGTTGATGTGGAACCCTGCGCTGGAGCACGACGGCCAATTCAAGGCGCGCATCCATGGCTGGCATCGCAGCTTCTGCATCCGCAATTTCGTCGGCCGTGGTACGCCCGAATGCCCGGGCCTGATGCTCGCGCTCGACAAGGGAGGCTCCTGCAACGGCGTGCTGTTGCGCATTCCCGCATCGAAGGTCAGCCAAGAGGCGGCCATCCTGTGGCGCCGCGAGATGACCTGGGGCACCTACGAGGCACGCTGGGTGACCGCGTGGGTCGACTCGGCGCCCGTGCCGGCGCTGGTCTTCGTCGTCGATCGACGGCATGAGCGCTATGTCGGAAAGCTGTCGCTGCAGGAGACCGCACGCCTCATCAACTGCGGACGCGGCGTGCTCGGAACCTGTAGTGAATACTTCGATGCGACCGTGCGCAAGCTCAGGGAACTCGGTATCCGCGACGCGGCGATGGAGCGCCTCCATGAAGTGGTCGGGCATGTTCGAGCTTCTTCTTGAGCCGTCAAGCCCCGGTTTTCCCCTTCGCCGGTGCATGACTCTGTGGATAACTCGATGCGTATCTCGCCGGAGCCGCTTCCTGATTGGCTTTCCTTGCGATGCTCACCGAATGGGCAGGGGGAAACTATATTTTTGCCGCGCTGTCGGCAGTGGCAGGCAGACGCGCGAAGTTGTCGCCGACCCGGCGCTGATGGCCCGACTGCGGCTCGACCCGTCCCGGCAACTGCTCGGTGCGCAATGCTCCGGCACGCTCATCCTGGCCAAGCTGGGGCTGCTCGACGGCGTGCCCGCCTGCACGGATCTGATCACGAAGCCGTGGGTCGAGGAGGCCGGCGTCTGTGTCCTGAACCAGCCGTTCGTCGCCAAAGGCAATGTCGCGACCGCGGGCGGCTGCCTGGCGTCGCAGTATCTGGCCGCGTGGATGATTGCCCGGCTGGAGGGCATCGAGGCGGCCAAAAGCGCGATGCACTACGTCGCTCCTGTGGGAGAGAAGGACGAATACTTCCTGCAAGAGGTTCAGACGCGATAGCGCTGCGCCGCGCTGGCGTGCGAGAGATTGGGTGCGAGGACCTGGCGTGCGGCTTCGAAGCGCTCCCAGTCGCCGACATCCGGCAGCGCGGGGATGGAAACCAGTTCCTTCCGATCGAAGCCGACCAGCGACGCGTCGACCAGGTCCTCGGCACTCATGACGATCTGCTCCGGCAGTGCATCGACCGGCGTGCCTGCGATCTCCCAGAAATCGGTGCGCGTGGCGCCGGGCAGGACGGCCTGAACCTGGATCCCATGCGGGCCGAGTTCGTGTGCCAGCGATTGGGTGAAGGCAAGCACGAAAGCCTTGCTGCCGCCGTAGGTTCCGTTGAGTAGTTCCGGCGTCAGCGCAACGATCGAGGCGATGTTGATGATGGCGCCCGTGCCACGGCGAATCATGCCGGGCGCGGCCGCTCGGGTCAGGCGCGTCAGCGCCGTCACATTGAGCTGGATCATTTCCTCCAGGCGATCGGCGTCGGACTCGACGAGCGTGCTCGTGGCGCCGATGCCGGCGTTGTTCACGAGGATGCCGATCCGGTCGTCGGACCGCAGCACCTGCTCGACGCGCAGCACGTCTTCCTTGCGCGTCAGGTCTGCAGCAAGCACTTCGATCCTGCGGCCGGTGTCGGCGTGCAGTTTCGCCGCCAGCGTCCTGAGCTTGTCCGCGCTGCGCGCCACCAGGATGAGGTCGTGGCCGCGTCGGGCCAGCCTGTCGGCGTAGATCGCGCCGATGCCGCTGGACGCACCGGTCACGAGGGCGACGGTCTTGGCGTTGTGGTTCGGGTTCATGTGAATTCCTCGGAAAGGGGTTGACAGGACTCTGGCCATTCAGGGCAGCGCGATGGATGGCTGCCCTGTGCGATGAAGTTTGTGCCGCGGGACCAGGAAGAAAAACCACCCATTCAGGAGTGGCGCATTGCGCAGACTGCAAAAATCCGCGCCCTTTTCCAGCGACAGCAATAAGTCCGTGGCGCCGCCTTCTTCGCTGCGGCCAATCTAGGGCAGCGCCGCACCGAGCGAACCGGTCGCGAAGGCCAGCGTCGCCGCCGCCGAGAGCGCGTGGCTGTACGCATCGGCCGCCGCATTGCGGGCCAGCAGCCATTGCGTGTCGGCGAGGGCAACTTCCGTGACCGTGCCGACGCCGTGGCGGTAGGCATCCAGGCGTGCATCGAAGGTGATGCGCGCTGCGGCGTCCAGCGCGGTCGCCGCCTCGAAGGCGGCGAGGCTGGTCTGCAGCGCATCCTGTGCCTGCACGATCTGCAGGACCGCGTCCGAGCGCGTCTTGTCCAGCACCGCCATCGCCTTGTCCACGTCGGCGCGGGCCTGTTCGCGGGCCGAGTTGCGCAGGCCGCCGTCGTAGAGCGGAACCGAGACGCCGAACAGCAGCGATCCGCCCGCTCCGCGGCTGGTCACGTTGTTGGTGATCGACTGCTGGTCGAACGACGGGAGCGCCGTCACGCCCAGCCGGCCCGTGCCGTAGGTGCCGACGGCCGAGGCGAAGACCTTGGGCTTGAAGGCCGCCTCGGCCGCGGCCGCCTTGGCCATGCTCGCCTTCTGCGCCGCATACGCGGCCAGCATGTCGGGCCGGCGCGCGAGGGCTTCGGACACGATCTTCTCGACCGGCTCTGCCATCGACGCGGAGAGCTTGCGGCCCGATACATCCGCCACCTGGAGCCGCGTGAGCGGTGAGATGCCCATGGCCGAGAGCAGCGCCACGTAGGTGGTCTGCGCCGCGCCCTGCGCTTGCACGCGCGCGAGTTGCGCCTGCGCGGTCGCCTGGTGCGTCTGCGCGACGTCGATGACGGTGCCGACGCCATGCTTGTAGCGGTCCTGCGCGGCGGCCTCGATCTCGCGCGCGTTGACCAGCGCCTTCTCCGCGTCGTCGACATGCGTGCGCGCGGCGGCATGCGCATAGAACGCCAGGCTCACGTCGTGGATCACGCGCTGGTGCGCGAAGGTGAAAACGATGTTCGACGCCGACGAGAGCTGCTCGGTCGCCTCGACCACCGCATCGCGCTCGCCGAAATCGAAGAGCAGCCATTGCAGCGCCAGCGCACCCACCGCACCGCTGCCGGACAGGTTGTTGTTCACGCCGATGCCGAGCGTCGAGTTCTGCGAATTGAAGCGCTGGTAGCCGCCGATCGCGCTGGCCGACAGATGCGGCAGGTAGGCCGCCCGCGCGATGCCCACCGCCGAAGCGGCCGCGCGCGCGGTGGCCCAGGCGACGCGCGTCTGCGGGCTGTTGGACTGCGCGATGTCGATGAGTTCGGGCAGCGTGTAGGCATGGTCCGCATCGATGGTCGGCGGCGCCGGCGGCAGGACGCCCAGCGCCGGGTTGGGCGGCAGCACATGCGACACCGCCGCGCCGCCCGATTCGCCGGCCGTCCTGGCGGGCCGGATGTTCCCGGCCGCATCGACCGAGGGACGCCACGGCCGGTCGGGCGAAGGCGGCGCGAGATCGGCCGGCGGCGCGGCGCAGGCGGCCAGCAGGCAAGCCGCTGCGAGGTGCATCGACGCGCTACGCCGCCGCATGAGGCCTCTCCGGCGAAGTCTCGACGCGTGCCGTATCGCTCGGCTCCGACGCCGCAAGCGCAGTTTCCAGGTCATGAAGCCGCTGGTCCACCAGCGCCGCGAGCGGATCGTGCATGTCCGGCATCGGCGATGCCTCCGGCGCATCGACGGGTGCGCCCGCGATGCGGTCCAGCCGCGGCTGGAAGGCGCAGAGCTCACTCTCGCTCGCCAGCAATGCCAGCGGCTCCTGCAGTGCACCGAGCTGCCGCACGACGCCTCGGCGATGCGCCAGCCATTCGTCGGCGGGCCGGACCGAATCCGGCTCGTAGCGCGCGATGTCGAGATCGGACTCGATCGCGCCCAGGCGGCCGAGCCATTCGCCGGCGGCCTCGGTCGGCCGTGCACCGCCGCGCGTCTCTGCAGCCATGCGCTCGAGAAGGCCCGCGATGCCCGATTCGATGCGCTGCGCCACGCCGAGCGGCCAGAAATGGGCAGACACGACGTAGGCCACCAGGTTGCCGATCAGGATGCCGATGATGCGATCGCGGATGGTCAGCATGTCGAACGACGGGCCGGGGCCCTGCACCGCGCACAGCAGGAACGCGAAGCCGATCTGGAAGCCCGCATAGGCAATGCGCGGACTGCCGGCCGCGACCCAGGCCGCAAGCAGCGTGCCCGCGAACACCGCCGCCATCAGCCCGCCGATCGAAGTGAGCGAGGGCACGACGTAGAGCAGCGTGACCAGCCCGAGCACCGCACCCACGAGGGCGCCGGCGATGCGCAGGCTGAGCTTCTCCACGCTCTCGGCGACCGTGCCGAGCGACACGATGAAGACGGTGATGAAGCAGGTGTGGATGGTCGGCCAGTTCAGCAGCGAATAGAGCAGATAGCAGAACATCGCCGCGCCGGTGGTCTTGAGCGCGAAGCGGACGTGGTCGGTGTTGGTGAAGGCATCGGGCCGCAGGAAGCCGCCGCGTTCCGGCTGCGCAGCGGGTGCGACCTGCTGCGCGGGTCGGGTGAAGCGGGCCAGCAGGGCTTCGAAGGCGCGCTGCACGCGCGCGGCCAGCGTGGCCGCAGGCAAGGTGTTCGCGAGGTCCGCCGCGGCGGGCCCGGGAGCGAAAAGGCGGCCCCCGGTGATCTCCTGCGCCCTCGCGTCGACCGAGCGCGCGATCGCCTCGCGCGCCTCCAGCGGCGGCTGCGCCTGCGGGGTCTGCAAGGCGAAGGCCGTGAGCGACATCAGCGCGGCGGTGCTGCCGGCCGCCTGCCGCAGCCCGGCCATCTCCGATGCCGGCGAAGTGCGCTCGGCGCCCGCGAGCTTCAGCCAGGTCCGGACTTCGCCGTCGCCTTCACGCACGTGGTCGGCGAAGGCGTGCGCGGCCTGCGCATCGCCGCCGCGCAGCATCGCCGACACCAGCCGCAGCCGATGTGCCAGCGCGCGCTGCACCAGTTGACGCGGCGAGGGCGCGATCAGCAGCGCCACCACCGCACCCACAGCGGCCGGGATGCCGACGAACAGCCAGGCATACAGCAGCCCGCGCGTCGCGAGTTCGCCGAACGGCACGCGGCCGAGCACATCCAGCGCGTAGGCCACGATCAGCGCGAAGATCCCACCGCCCGCACCGAGCTTGCTGGCCGAGACCAGAAACAGCAGCCCGAAGGCGATGACGGTCATGCTCGCGACCCGCCAGGGCGGCCGCTCCAGCGTGGCATTGGCGACAACGAACACGAAGCCGATCAGCAGCGTGATCAGCAGTGCGGCGGCGACGCAGAGGAGCAGGCTGCTCGCGCGATCGCGCTTGACCAGGAAGAAGGCCACGTAGGCCGTGAGTGCCGGTTCGGGCGTGCCGTAGAGCACCGTGACCATCACGGTCAGCGTGCAGACCAGCGCGAGGCGGGCCGCGAATTCGAGCCGGCCCGGTTCCGGCGCCAGCAGGTGCAGCCAATCCGTCGCGGCGGATGAGGTCGTGTCAGCGGCAGGCGGCGCCATGCCCCACCTCGACCACCGCACTGGCGCCGACACGCGTGAGCGCCGGCGGCGGTTCCTCGAGCCGCACCCGCACCGGAAACCGCCGTGCCACCCGCACCCAGTTCAGCGAACTCTGCACGTAGGGCAGCGAGCGCGGCAGGTTGACGCGGTCGTCGGCCAGCACGCCCCAGCCGATGCCGTCCACCACCCCCCGGATCGGCTGGCGGCGATCGACCATCGAATAGACGGTCACACACTGGCCTTCCTGCACCTGGTGCAGGTCGGTCTCGCGCAGGTTGGCAATGGCAAACCATTCCTCGGTGTTGATGAGCGTGAACAGCGACTGCGACGGCACGACCATTTCGCCCGCCGACACCGTGAGCCCGACGACGCGTCCGTCGTGCGGTGCGCGCACGGTGGTGTCGTCCAGCGCGCGCCTGGCGATGGCGAGCGCGGCATCGGCCGCCGCCACCGCGGCAACGCCGCCCGCATCGTCGGCGACTGCCCGTTCCGCGGCCAGTGCCTGCTCCCGGGCCTGCCGCAGCGACGTGGCGGCGTCCTGGCGCGCGGTCTGTGCCTGATCGAGCTGCTGCTGCGGCACATAGCCCTTCTGGACCAGCGGACGCAGCCGCTCCTCGGTGCGCTCGGTCAGGCCCAGGTTGGTGGTGGCGCGGCGTGTCTGGTCGGCCGCGGTCGCGGCCGCCGAGCGCTGCGTGGAGACGACGCGCCGCTGCGAATCGAGCGCCGCGCGTGCCACGTCGACATTGGCGAGCGCCTGCGCGACGGCCAGCTTGTAGGGCAGGGGATCGATCTGGAACAGCAGGTCGCCCTTGTGCACCTGCTGGTTCTCGCGCACCGGCAGCTCGATGATGCGGCCGCCCACCGCCGCCGCCACGTGGACGATGTCGGCATCGATGGTCGCGTCATCGGTCGAAGGCCGGCTCGCCACATTGACACCGACCGCCACCACGATGCAGACCGCAATGATGGCCAGCGAAAGCGCCAGGCGCCGCCCCCATGCCGACCGGCTGGCGTTCCTCGTCACAGGCCCACCCAGACCCACCAGAGCAGCGCCGCGACAGCGACGCC
This region includes:
- a CDS encoding putative 2OG-Fe(II) oxygenase yields the protein MDEITGLFPIPFMRSPQVLGPALVQGLVGHFSSLAVQDNNSSAKLSHTAMLQPGDSPLLVECAGLITPRLADFGALLFGERIGWSIKEMWVNVLHTGGRQAMHNHANSFVSGVVYLTPTHEDARTVFMKSPGGHDFAFRNDHAGTAPGPYSADKWISPMPEPGDMVLFPSYLMHAVPPNPGERRVTMAFNAIPSRLDSWGYKISFGG
- the pstS gene encoding phosphate ABC transporter substrate-binding protein PstS — encoded protein: MVAALVPVCAFAEEATGAGASFPAPLYSKWASDFNKATGAKINYQSVGSGAGIKQIDAKTVDFGASDMPLSDDELKSKGLMQFPTVIGGVVPVVNIQGIKAGELKLSGQVLGDIYLGKIAKWNDAAIKALNPSLNLPDAAIAPVRRADGSGTTFLFTNYLSKANPEWKAKVGDGTAVNWPTGAGGKGNEGVAAFVNRLPNSIGYVEYAYVKQNKMNYAQMQNKDGHFVSPDDSAFKAAAAGADWSKSFYQVLTDQAGKESWPITGATFILMHKTQDKPAQATTTLKFFDWAYKNGDKTAGDLDYVPMPDKVKGVIATAWGDIKDASGKPIPFK
- a CDS encoding DHA2 family efflux MFS transporter permease subunit, yielding MSAAPRPLSGVPLVLGTLALSLATFMNVLDTSIANVSLPAIAGNLGASPNQGTWIITSFGVANAISVPLTGWLAQRVGAVRLFTASVLLFVLTSWLCGFAPTLEALIVFRILQGLVAGPMIPLSQTLLLSTYPPQRSGTALSMWSMTTLVAPVAGPLLGGWITDNVSWPWIFYINVPVGVLAAAVTWAIYRHRETPTRKLPIDAVGLGLLVLWVGTLQVLLDKGKELDWFHSPAIVAMAVVVAIGFVVFLIWELTAEHPIVDLRLFASRNFAIGVMTLSLAWLVYFGNVVLLPLWLQQYMGYTATAAGFALAPVGVLAVLLSPFIGRILPRVDPRWISTTSFAVFVAVLLMRSQYTPQVDQWSIMVPTFIQGAAVACLFTPLVAVIVSGLPPSKIASATGLSNFVRITAGAFGASITTTLWDNRATLHHAHLTEFFTYASPDAADGFAALGKLGLDAQQAAAQLNRFIDQQAFTRAADDIFLGSALLFALLIAVVWLTRPARSSAPVDTGGAH
- a CDS encoding efflux RND transporter periplasmic adaptor subunit, with amino-acid sequence MTTKIEGTDSPVAANLAKRRKWLTAVGAVVAVGALAYGGYFAVSASRHESTDNAYVQGNIVQITPQVSGTVIAIGADDTDFVKAGQDLVLLDAVDARVTLEQAEAQLAQTVREVRTLYANNGTLAAQVRLREADVDKARSDVAKAEDDAQRRTALLRDGAVSKEEFNHTNAQLASVRSGLVAAQAALAAARQQLASNQALTDGTTAETHPSVLRAAARVREAFIALHRTALPAPVDGYVAKRGVQVGQRVAAGTPLMAVVPLRSVWVDANFKEGQLQKLRIGQAASLQADFYGKKVDYRGKVAGLGAGTGSAFSLLPAQNATGNWIKIVQRVPVRIELRPDELAAHPLRVGLSMDVSVDVRDATGKTLADAPRVQAVASTAVFDDLLHNADERVHDIVAGNSPTHATAAAAPTDVRKVAGTPKAPAAVSAL
- a CDS encoding MaoC family dehydratase codes for the protein MTQPLLYFDDLKVGDTFTTGSHEVKTEDIKRFASEFDPQPFHLDESAAQGTFFDGLAASGWHTAALTMRLLVTGGPRLANGIIGAGGGIEWKAPTRPGDVLHVESEVVELIPSRSRPDRGMVVLRSKTLTQRGDVVQELTAKLMVTRRSSA